AAGGCGTAGCGATGGGTAAGATCATCACCTACTTCCGCGAGGCCCGGGCCGAACTGGCGCGGGTCAGCTGGCCGAGCCGGGACGAGATCATCCAGTCGACCGAGGC
This genomic stretch from Oceanithermus profundus DSM 14977 harbors:
- the secE gene encoding preprotein translocase subunit SecE, producing the protein MGKIITYFREARAELARVSWPSRDEIIQSTEAVLLFTLFSMTIFWIYDMAFGAVMQRILQ